The Paraburkholderia sp. SOS3 genome includes a region encoding these proteins:
- a CDS encoding ABC transporter ATP-binding protein/permease, with translation MTRHAARPLLWLGGLLAIYLCAPFIAALPQIDHADWAHVDWHTMGSAVGVSVASASVAALLILVGGVPLGYALARSSSRAMAVLGFIVQLPLALPPLTSGILLLFLLGPYSPLGRLFGGVLTDSFAGIVLAETFVAAPFLIIAARSAFAAVDPVFDDVAATLGHHAGSRFFRVTLPIAWPAIRAGLALAWLRAFGEFGATVMVAYHPYSLPVYTYVVFGGQGLPAMMPLLLPTLAIAVICAVLSVAGRRAAPHADAPQENGDEPAAVATAATVPLPAQPDARLAFRLRRDLGAFDLDIEWAPTTRRLAIIGPSGSGKSLALRMIAGLERNDGCVVTLGARELAPLAPEQRQIGYMPQDYGLFPHMTVAQQLSFPRDADAPSARYWIEHLGLASLTARLPRALSFGQRQRVALARALTRHSQLLLFDEPFSALDTPRRRRLQQALRELQREIAAVTVLVTHDPDEAALLADELLVIEHGRVLQTGSIADVFERPASLRVAELLGLHNVGEGMMRDDGRIETPLGLVIEAIAALSLAAGQAVMWRVSPRAISVLDDGTAAAHARTNGTNGANGTNGANGERSLYRGTLERIELRHGDRYAVLDIGGHRFDVGDESALADAGRNRAVRIDPRGVSVWPLARPLNAST, from the coding sequence ATGACGCGCCACGCTGCGCGGCCGCTGCTGTGGCTCGGCGGCCTGCTTGCCATTTATCTGTGCGCGCCGTTTATCGCGGCGCTGCCGCAGATCGATCACGCGGACTGGGCCCATGTCGACTGGCACACGATGGGTTCCGCCGTCGGCGTGTCGGTCGCGAGCGCAAGTGTGGCCGCGCTTCTGATCCTCGTGGGCGGGGTGCCGCTCGGCTATGCGCTCGCGCGCTCGTCGTCGCGCGCGATGGCCGTGCTCGGGTTCATCGTGCAACTGCCGCTTGCGCTGCCGCCGCTCACAAGCGGCATTCTGCTGCTGTTCCTGTTAGGACCGTATAGCCCGCTTGGGCGTCTTTTCGGCGGCGTGCTGACCGATTCGTTCGCGGGCATCGTGCTCGCGGAGACCTTCGTCGCCGCGCCGTTTCTGATCATCGCCGCGCGCTCGGCGTTCGCGGCGGTCGACCCGGTCTTCGACGACGTCGCTGCGACGCTCGGTCATCATGCGGGCAGCCGCTTCTTCCGCGTGACGCTGCCGATCGCGTGGCCGGCGATTCGCGCGGGTCTCGCGCTCGCCTGGCTGCGCGCATTCGGCGAGTTCGGCGCAACCGTGATGGTCGCTTATCACCCGTACTCGCTGCCCGTCTATACGTACGTCGTGTTCGGCGGTCAGGGCTTGCCCGCGATGATGCCGTTGCTGCTGCCGACGCTTGCGATCGCGGTGATTTGCGCGGTGCTCTCCGTGGCGGGCCGCCGCGCGGCGCCGCACGCCGATGCGCCGCAGGAAAACGGCGACGAACCTGCCGCCGTCGCGACAGCGGCCACTGTCCCGCTGCCGGCGCAACCCGATGCGCGTCTCGCGTTCCGGTTGCGCCGTGACCTCGGCGCGTTCGATCTCGATATCGAATGGGCGCCCACCACGCGGCGCCTCGCCATCATCGGGCCGTCCGGATCGGGCAAGTCGCTCGCGTTGCGGATGATTGCCGGCCTCGAACGCAACGACGGGTGCGTGGTGACGCTCGGCGCACGCGAACTCGCGCCGCTTGCGCCGGAGCAGCGGCAGATCGGCTATATGCCGCAGGATTACGGGCTTTTTCCGCATATGACGGTCGCGCAGCAGTTGTCGTTTCCGCGCGATGCGGATGCGCCGAGCGCGCGCTACTGGATCGAGCACCTGGGTCTCGCGTCATTGACGGCGCGCTTGCCGCGCGCATTATCGTTCGGGCAGCGTCAGCGCGTGGCGCTCGCGCGTGCGTTGACACGGCACAGCCAGTTGCTGCTGTTCGACGAACCGTTCTCGGCGCTCGATACGCCGCGCCGCCGGCGCCTGCAGCAAGCGCTGCGCGAACTGCAGCGCGAGATCGCGGCGGTGACGGTGCTCGTCACGCACGATCCCGACGAAGCCGCACTGCTCGCCGACGAGCTGCTGGTGATCGAGCACGGCCGCGTGCTGCAAACGGGCTCGATCGCCGATGTGTTCGAGCGGCCGGCGAGCTTGCGGGTCGCCGAATTGCTCGGCCTGCATAACGTCGGCGAGGGCATGATGCGCGACGACGGGCGTATCGAGACGCCGCTTGGTCTCGTCATCGAAGCCATTGCGGCGCTTTCGCTCGCGGCGGGCCAGGCGGTGATGTGGCGCGTGTCGCCGCGAGCGATCTCGGTGCTCGACGATGGAACGGCCGCCGCGCATGCGCGCACGAACGGCACGAACGGTGCGAACGGCACGAACGGCGCGAACGGCGAACGCAGCCTGTATCGCGGCACGCTCGAACGCATCGAACTGCGCCACGGGGACCGCTATGCGGTGCTCGATATCGGCGGTCATCGCTTCGACGTCGGCGATGAATCTGCGCTTGCCGATGCAGGCCGCAATCGAGCCGTACGGATCGATCCGCGCGGTGTATCGGTGTGGCCGCTTGCGCGACCGCTCAACGCTTCGACGTGA
- a CDS encoding MFS transporter gives MSSDQKGLIAPVIVAFAMFMETVDANVIVTALPQMARTFAVDPVTLKIAVTSYVLGLGVFIPVCGWLADRYGARTVFRTAIGIFVAGSLACAASTSLGMFTVARFVQGIGGAMMVPVGRIIIFRSVERSDFIRAMNYLSLTSLLGPAAGPLLGGFITTYLHWRLIFFINIPVGIVGIHLTNRFIANTREPHPGPLDWFGFLLSAGGASAFMLGLALVGSELIADSTAWTMTFAGAIALAFYVLYARYATRPLLELRFFRVPTFQASVMGGSLFRIGLGAVPFLLPLVLQEGLGMSAFESGLITCASAIGGLFMRTLASRTLHRWGFRTVLMYNAAFSGIAIAACGLFFPGTPTWLIWGVVLLGGFFPALQFTSLNSMTYAEIETRDVGRATSLGSVVQQMSLGLGVTIAGIVVQLTRSLHGHTQIEWSDFWPAFLTVGLCSFASIAITRRLAPNAGDEIARGKRIEVTSKR, from the coding sequence ATGTCGTCCGACCAGAAGGGTCTCATCGCTCCTGTCATCGTCGCGTTCGCGATGTTCATGGAGACGGTCGACGCGAACGTGATCGTCACGGCGCTGCCCCAGATGGCGCGCACCTTTGCTGTAGACCCGGTCACGCTGAAGATCGCGGTCACGAGCTACGTGCTCGGTCTCGGCGTGTTTATTCCCGTTTGCGGCTGGCTGGCGGACCGCTACGGCGCACGCACCGTGTTTCGCACCGCAATCGGCATCTTCGTCGCCGGTTCGCTGGCATGCGCGGCCTCCACATCGCTCGGCATGTTCACCGTCGCGCGCTTCGTGCAGGGCATCGGCGGCGCGATGATGGTGCCCGTTGGCCGCATCATCATCTTTCGCAGTGTCGAGCGTTCGGACTTCATTCGCGCAATGAACTACCTGAGCCTCACGTCGCTGCTGGGGCCGGCCGCCGGGCCGCTGCTGGGCGGCTTCATCACGACGTATCTGCACTGGCGGCTGATCTTCTTTATCAACATTCCGGTCGGCATCGTCGGCATCCATCTGACGAACCGGTTCATCGCGAATACGCGCGAGCCGCATCCGGGGCCGCTCGACTGGTTCGGGTTTCTGCTGTCCGCAGGCGGCGCCTCGGCGTTCATGCTCGGGCTTGCTCTGGTCGGCAGCGAACTGATCGCCGATTCGACCGCGTGGACGATGACCTTCGCGGGCGCGATCGCATTGGCTTTCTATGTGCTCTATGCGCGCTACGCGACGCGGCCGCTGCTCGAGCTGCGCTTTTTCCGCGTGCCGACGTTTCAGGCGAGCGTGATGGGCGGATCGCTGTTTCGCATCGGGCTCGGCGCGGTGCCGTTTCTATTGCCGCTCGTGCTGCAGGAAGGTCTCGGCATGAGCGCGTTCGAGTCGGGGCTCATTACGTGCGCGTCGGCGATCGGCGGGCTCTTCATGCGCACGCTCGCATCGCGCACGCTGCATCGCTGGGGCTTTCGCACCGTGCTGATGTACAACGCCGCGTTTTCGGGCATCGCGATTGCCGCGTGCGGCCTGTTTTTCCCCGGCACGCCGACATGGCTGATCTGGGGCGTCGTGCTGCTTGGCGGCTTCTTCCCGGCGTTGCAGTTCACGAGCCTCAATTCAATGACCTACGCCGAAATCGAAACGCGCGACGTCGGGCGCGCGACGAGCCTCGGCAGCGTGGTTCAGCAGATGTCGCTCGGCCTCGGCGTCACCATTGCCGGCATCGTCGTGCAGCTCACGCGGTCGCTGCATGGTCACACGCAGATCGAATGGTCCGATTTCTGGCCGGCATTCCTGACCGTTGGGCTGTGCTCGTTCGCGTCGATTGCGATCACGCGGCGCCTCGCGCCGAATGCCGGCGACGAGATTGCGCGCGGCAAACGCATCGAGGTCACGTCGAAGCGTTGA